The DNA region CGCCGTCGACCAGTTGCTGGACGATGTCGGCGGCCTTGAGGGACTCGGGTGACAGGAAGTCGATCTTCCAGCTGTCGCCCTTCTGCTCGTACCAGGAGCCGCCCGCCTGCTGGACCAGGTTGACCAGGGTGGACGGGTCCTCGCCGGCCAGGTTCATGACGTACACGCCGTGCTTCTTGAGCTTCTTGCCCGCGGCGATCACGTCGTCCCAGGTCTTGGGGACGTCGACGCCGTACTTGTCGTACACCGAGCGGTTGATCATCATGAAGGTCGGGTTGAAGCCGGTCGGGACGGCGTAGTACTCGCCGCCCGCCTGCACGCTGGGCAGGGCGGCCGGGTTGAACCGGTCGAGGTACGGCTTGAGTTCCTTGTCGACGCTGCTCAGCAGCCCCTCGCCGACGAGGCTGGGCACCTCGCCGAAGTTCTGCACCAGGCAGGGGACGTCCTTCTTGGCGGCGACCGCGTTGCGCAGGTTCTGTGCCGTGCCCGGGTTGTCGGCCTGCTTGACGAACTTGAGCTTGATGCCGGTGTGTGTGGCGTTGAACTTGGCCACCACGGGGTCGACGTTCTTCGTCTCCGACCAGCTCCAGTACTCCAGCGTGACCGGCCCCTTCGACTGGTCGGAGGAGTCGTCGGAGCCACCGCCGCAGGCGGTCGCCGTGAGGGCGAGCACGGTGGCGAGCGCGGCGGCGGACAGGGTCGCGCGGTGCGGGACACGGGGCTGGGGCATGGCGGCTCCTGAGGGGACTGGAACAGGGGGGACCGTCCGCCGCTCGGGTTCTGCCGTCCGAGGGCGCCATAGAAATCGGTCTCTATGGAAGCTAGAACCGGTCCCGGACGTCGGCAAGACATCGGGCAGAGAAAACTGGGGAACCGGGCCAACTCACCCGGTATTGCACGGGATTTCGAACCGGTAACCGGAAAATGGGTAGCTACCGGACAGCCGATTCTCTAGAGACCGGTTGTCCAACGAAGGGCAAAGGTCGCCACGATGAGGGAGATGAGGGAAAGGGGAGTCAGGAACGGAGCGGGGAAGACAGGACGGCACAGGGAAGTCAGATCGGGACGGGGAAGTCGGGACGGGACGGCGGAAGTCAGTGCCCGGGTCGCCGTGTCGAGTCCCGCAGGACGATGTGGGTGCCGAGCACCAGGTGCTGGCTGCCGGGGAGTTCCTCGCGGTGCAGGGCCAGCCGGACGGCCGCACGGCCCAGTTCCTCGTGCGGGACGTTGACGGTGGTGAGGGCCGGGAAGAGGTCCAGGGCCAGCGGCACGTCGTCGTAGCCGACCACGGACACGTCGTCGGGGACGCTCACGCGCGCTTCGCGCAGCGCCTGCAGCGCGCCCGCCGCGACCATGTCGGTGCCGGCGAACACGGCCGTGAAGTCGGCGCCGGACGCGAGGAGTTGACGGGCCCCCTGATAGCCGTGCGAGCGGCTGAACGTGCCGTCCAGGATCAGGGCCGGGTCCGGGGCCACCCCGAGCAGTTCGTGCGCGCGCCGGAAGCCGCTGAGGCGCTGGCCGCTGGTGGACAGGCCGGGCACCCGGCCGAGGTAGGCGATGCGCTGGTGGCCCGAGGTGAGCAGATGGGTGGTCATCGCGAAGGCACCGCCCTCGTTGTCGTACTCGACGACCGTGGCGGGCACCCCCGGGCCGAGCGGTGGCCTGCCGACGAGCACGAGTCGCGAACCCACCCGGTCCAGGGCGTGCGCGAAGTGCGTCATGCGGTCCTGGTAGGCCTTGTCCTCCCAGGCGCCGCCGACGACGATCACGGCGTCGGCCCGCTGTTCGCGCATGGTCTCGACGACGGCGAGGACGCGCTGCGGATCGCCGTGGGTGGTGCACAGCATGCAGAGCCTGCCCTCGGCGGACGCCTGCTCCTCCACACCGCGTGCGATGTGGGCGTAGAAGGGGCCGGTGACGTCGTCGACGACGAACGCCACCGTCTTGTTGGTGGAGCCGCCGAGTGCGCGGGCGTGCGCGTTGACCACGTAGTCGAGCTCGCGCATCGCCTTGAGCACCCGGGCGCGGGTGCTCGCGGCGACCGGGTAGGTGCCGCCCAGGACCCGGGAGACGGTCGAGGCTGAGACGCCCGCGCGCGCGGCGACGTCCCGGACCGTGGAGGCGTCATTGCCCATCACGGGCTCCGTCTTCTTGGCCACCGGTGGGCTCCCCTCCCCTGCTCCGTACCGGTCACCCTATGGGGTGGCCGGGTACTCCTACGTGCTGGTCGAGCCCTCCGTCGTCCTGCCGTACGAGCACCACCGACCAGGGCGCGAGCTGCCGTTCGTAGGTCAGCTCGCCCGCCGCGTCGGCCCGTACGGTCTCCGTGCGGGGGGCCGTCCGCCGGAGGGCGCTGATGTCCTCGCGGGAGAGCGGTTCGGGTGCGCCGCGCTCGCGCCAGGCGGCGAGGGTGTCGCCGCCGGCCGCGCTGCCCGGCTCCAGGATCTCCACGGTGAAGGCGGCGCGGGCTGGCAGTCCGGTGAGACTCAGGGTGTACGGGACGGGGGTGCCCAGGGCCAGCGTCTGCTCGGCGACCGTGCGGTCCGGCGTCGAGAGGGGCACGGCCAGGGGCATCTCGGGCGGGTAGTGGTAGGCGAGGGCGGTGATCCGGCCGGTCGCCGCTTCCCGGGTGACGATCGCGCCCGGCACCCGGACGAGGAGTTCGTCGCCGAGCGCGTGCAGGAACCGGTAGGCGTGGTAGGTGGGCTTGGGTATGCCCTGCTGGTTGACGAGTCCGAAGCCGCCGTGGAAGGCGGTGTCCCCGGCGCCCATCTCCTCGAAGACGTCCGTGAACGTCCAGTACGCGAGTGAGTCGACGAGGCCGATCGACTCCAGGTTGGCCCGGACGACGAAGGTGGCGGCCTGCGAGTGGTCGTGGGTGTGGTCCCGAGAAGAGGGGGTCGAGCTCCACTCGGTGAGGTGGATCTCGGCGTCCGGGAACGGGCTCTTGCCGACGATGTCCCGGACCGTCGCGAGGTCCTGGCGGGTGGCGTCGGCGCCGCGTGTGTAGTGGGCGCCCTGGCCGTGGTGGTCGAGCGCCCAGTCCGTGGGGTACGGGTGGCAGGAGACGAAGTCGACGGGCAGCCGTTCGCGGGCGCAGTGGTCGAGGAAGTGCTCCAGCCAGACGGGTCGCCACTCCAGTGCGTCGAGGTTGTCGGCGGTGACCGTGACGTGGCCGCTCTTGTCCTCGGTGTCGCCGTCGAAGCGTGCGTCCGGCACGAAGTTGCTGGTGGCCGGTCCGCCGACGCGCAGGGCGGGGTCGATTGCCTTGAGGGCGTGGGCCGTTGCCGCGTACAGGTCGTAGTACTCGGCTCGGGTGCCGCGGAAGAACGGGTCGAGGTTGGGCTCGTTCCACACCTCGAAGTACCAGTGGCGGACCTCGTCGATCCCGTACCGGGCGACCCAGTGCCGGACGGTCGCGGAGACCAGGCTCGCCCAGGCGACCAGGTCGGTGGGCGGGGAGCCGTGGGCGCCCCACCAGAAGATGGTGCCCTTCTCGCGGGCCAGGTCACCTGGGCTGAAGCCGAGTTCGACGAAGGGGCGGACACCCGCGTCGAGGAGCCGGTCGAACAGGTCGTCCACGTACTGGAAGTTGAGGACTGCCTGCCCGTCCTCCCCCTGCCGGTACACGAACATGTCGTCGTGGAAGAGGCCGTGGAAGCGTACGTATCGGAAGCCGCAGCCCTCCGCGACCTGGTGCAACTGCTCCTGCCAGGAGGCGCGCAGGCCCTCGGCCGCGCGGCCCGCGCCGGCGCAGACGGACCAGAAGTGGTGCAGGGGCTCGCCCGCGTCGGCGGCGTCGGCCCGCGGGGTCAGGATCGAGGTCATGCGGTGCGCTCCAGTACGGCGTGGTCGATCGCGTGGGCCAACTCCCGTCCGGACAGCAGGCGTTCGGCCTCCTCCGTGACGGCGAGACCGAGCCTGGCCACCTCGTTGCCCTGCGAGCCCGCGAGATGCGGGGTGATGAACGCGTTCGGCAGGTCGAAGAGCGGCGAGTCGGCGGGCAGCGGTTCCGGGTCGGTGACGTCGAGGATCGCACTGAGCCGGTTGGCGCGCAGCTCTTCGACGAGAGCGTCGTGGTCGAGGAGGGAGCCGCGGGCCGTGTTGACGAGCACGGATCCCTCCGGCATCAGGGCGAGTTCGCGGCGGCCGATGAGGTGGTGGGTCTCGGGGGTCTGCGGTGCGTGGACGGTGACGATGTCGCTGGTGCGCAGCAGGTCGTCGAGCGGCAGCAGGGGTACGCCGAGGGCGGCGGCCTGCGCCGCGTCGACGTACGGGTCCGCGAGGGTGACCCGCAGGTCGAAGGGCCGCAGCAGTTCGATGAGGCGACGGCCGATCCGGGAGGCTCCGACGACGCCCACGCGGCGGCCGAAGTTGCCGACTCCCGGCATGATCTCCCCGTAGGGGAAGGCGCGTTGGGCGCGCAGCCGGTCGCGCTGGGCGAAGAGGTCCTTGCCCGCCAGGAGGATCATGGCGAGCGTGTACTCCGCCACGGGGAGGGCGTTCGCGCCGGCCGCGGAGGAGACGGTGATGCCGCGTTCCCAGACCGCGGGCGAGGTGAGCCCCTTGACGGAGCCGGCCGCGTGGAGGATCGCCCGCAGCTTGGGTGCGGCGTCCAGGACCGCCTCGTCGATGTGGGGGCAGCCCCAGCCGGTGATCAGGATCTCCGTGTCGGCGAGTGCGTCCCGTACTCGGGGGTCGGTGAAGTTCCCGGCCGTCAGAGTGGGATCGATTTCTACCGCGTTGCCCAGGCGGGCCAGTACGTCCGGAGGGAAGATCTTGGGCACGTTCTCGGCTGTCATGGCGAAAAGTGCGGCGGGGCGTGGGCGCAAGGTGGGGTGGCCTTCCGGATCGGTGACGCGTCTATAGCAACCGGTCTCTACGGTAGGTCTCGCGGAGCGAGAGGGTCAATGGACGGGGCGCCCGACGGCGAGTGGACGCGGGTCCGACGGTGAGTGGGTGTGCGGTCCGCTGTGGCTGGTCGCGCAGTTCCCCCGCGCCCCTGAGTCGGAATGGGCGAGGTAGGTTCCAATGTGGCTGGTTCACCGGTCACCGAGAACTTCCGGGAAGGACCCACGGATGGCAGAGGCTCTGACCAACTGGGCGGGGAACATCACCTACTCCGCCAAGGAGCTGCAGCGGCCGCACTCGCTCGACGCGCTGCGGGCCCTCGTCTCGCGTGCCGACCGCGTGCGGGTCCTCGGCAGCGGGCACTCGTTCAACGAGATCGCCG from Streptomyces sp. NBC_00258 includes:
- a CDS encoding ABC transporter substrate-binding protein; amino-acid sequence: MPQPRVPHRATLSAAALATVLALTATACGGGSDDSSDQSKGPVTLEYWSWSETKNVDPVVAKFNATHTGIKLKFVKQADNPGTAQNLRNAVAAKKDVPCLVQNFGEVPSLVGEGLLSSVDKELKPYLDRFNPAALPSVQAGGEYYAVPTGFNPTFMMINRSVYDKYGVDVPKTWDDVIAAGKKLKKHGVYVMNLAGEDPSTLVNLVQQAGGSWYEQKGDSWKIDFLSPESLKAADIVQQLVDGGMVANQTYQDRPALISYFDSGKMVSLPTQTWQLQNYELNYKKSLGDWQPIDLPQFSDATEFTTSSYSANNGVLVPKGCEHVKEAVEAAVWMKTDKTGINSTYQKDTKQYEWPGAVKDVTPWVDSVVTDKLFGTHKSEARGVILKSVEHARSNWTVGPNYTGVFAELQDQWARIVTKRTTVKQALEHLQEFTVDDLKSKNINVEG
- a CDS encoding LacI family DNA-binding transcriptional regulator, whose translation is MAKKTEPVMGNDASTVRDVAARAGVSASTVSRVLGGTYPVAASTRARVLKAMRELDYVVNAHARALGGSTNKTVAFVVDDVTGPFYAHIARGVEEQASAEGRLCMLCTTHGDPQRVLAVVETMREQRADAVIVVGGAWEDKAYQDRMTHFAHALDRVGSRLVLVGRPPLGPGVPATVVEYDNEGGAFAMTTHLLTSGHQRIAYLGRVPGLSTSGQRLSGFRRAHELLGVAPDPALILDGTFSRSHGYQGARQLLASGADFTAVFAGTDMVAAGALQALREARVSVPDDVSVVGYDDVPLALDLFPALTTVNVPHEELGRAAVRLALHREELPGSQHLVLGTHIVLRDSTRRPGH
- a CDS encoding GH39 family glycosyl hydrolase, which codes for MTSILTPRADAADAGEPLHHFWSVCAGAGRAAEGLRASWQEQLHQVAEGCGFRYVRFHGLFHDDMFVYRQGEDGQAVLNFQYVDDLFDRLLDAGVRPFVELGFSPGDLAREKGTIFWWGAHGSPPTDLVAWASLVSATVRHWVARYGIDEVRHWYFEVWNEPNLDPFFRGTRAEYYDLYAATAHALKAIDPALRVGGPATSNFVPDARFDGDTEDKSGHVTVTADNLDALEWRPVWLEHFLDHCARERLPVDFVSCHPYPTDWALDHHGQGAHYTRGADATRQDLATVRDIVGKSPFPDAEIHLTEWSSTPSSRDHTHDHSQAATFVVRANLESIGLVDSLAYWTFTDVFEEMGAGDTAFHGGFGLVNQQGIPKPTYHAYRFLHALGDELLVRVPGAIVTREAATGRITALAYHYPPEMPLAVPLSTPDRTVAEQTLALGTPVPYTLSLTGLPARAAFTVEILEPGSAAGGDTLAAWRERGAPEPLSREDISALRRTAPRTETVRADAAGELTYERQLAPWSVVLVRQDDGGLDQHVGVPGHPIG
- a CDS encoding hydroxyacid dehydrogenase; translation: MRPRPAALFAMTAENVPKIFPPDVLARLGNAVEIDPTLTAGNFTDPRVRDALADTEILITGWGCPHIDEAVLDAAPKLRAILHAAGSVKGLTSPAVWERGITVSSAAGANALPVAEYTLAMILLAGKDLFAQRDRLRAQRAFPYGEIMPGVGNFGRRVGVVGASRIGRRLIELLRPFDLRVTLADPYVDAAQAAALGVPLLPLDDLLRTSDIVTVHAPQTPETHHLIGRRELALMPEGSVLVNTARGSLLDHDALVEELRANRLSAILDVTDPEPLPADSPLFDLPNAFITPHLAGSQGNEVARLGLAVTEEAERLLSGRELAHAIDHAVLERTA